The Juglans regia cultivar Chandler chromosome 1, Walnut 2.0, whole genome shotgun sequence nucleotide sequence CCTATTTAGTCAAATCATCCACTCTCATTCacttcattaataataattaaataatatataattaattttaaaatggtTAAATTAaagtgtatatatgtatatatataatttcattagtAATTTTCATATGAGAGCTTTCTAGTTTcttattaaatttctttttagcaTACCTATTTAGCTTTATAACTATCGGATTCATAAAGTTCACTATTTTGAGAAACTTCAAGAGcctttaattatttctcttgatGACTAGTTACTTTATcacataatataaacatatatatatatatatatatatattttatcttactCTACATTCGAGCAAAGTTTGTAAATCAAGGTGCTAATGTTGACacttagattttatttattacatagTACTGAATTCAAGCAAACTTTAGTTACATAATACTATTTTCTTCtacaaaactaaattattcCTTTGCATACAAATCTACGCATTCCAATTGCAGAAATCAGCAaccaaaaatagagaaaatataaatttgtcaaTGGTGAAGGCGATAACGAGGAATGGCAAGTAGATGCTTGGCTCTAGGAACAGTAATACCAAACGCCTCAGTCATATCCAACTCAGTTGGCTGTATGTTATCTGGAAGGTCCCAATCAAAGCAATGCACAAGTTGTGCTAGCACTAGCCGGAACACAGTCAGACCCAATTGCATCCCTGGGCAACTTCTTCTGCCAGCACCAAATGGGATTAGTCGGAAGTCACGTCCCCTGAGATCTATGTTACTCCCAACAAACCTCTCCGGGAAGAACTTCTCTGCATCACTCCAAACACTCGGATCTCTCCCGATGGCCCATAAGTTTATCATCACTCTAGACTTTCCGGGTATGTGGAAACCATTAACTGTGCAATCTTCCCTGGCCTCATGAGGAATCATAAGTGGTGCTACTGGATGTAGCCTTAAGGTTTCCTTTACAATCATGTCCAAGTACTCCAATCTATCCAAGTCTGCTTCCTCTACCATCCTCTTCAAGCCAACCTCAGTTTCTAACTCCTTTTGAAGCTTCTTCATTACCCGTGGATGCTTCATTAGTTCTGAGAGTGCCCACTCAATTGCCGTTGCCGAAGTGTCCATCGAGGCTGCAAGCATGTCCTGCCACCAAAATTTTGATATGTGAAATTAGCGTAATATCTGAATCCAATTGTAGAGTTATACATAATTCTGTTCTTCACGCATCTATTTGACTACGTTAAGTATTACACAACTACCTAATAAACTATAAGTTTTATAAATCTTTTTTGACTTATACTTTGATTCCTTGCTAAATCAATACATGAATGCAAGTGGTATGAAAACTTACTTACCAAAATGATGGCTTTGATGTTGGACCTTTCAATAGAGTACTCAGATTCTCTTGACCCCATGAGCCTCAGCATGACATCAACAAAGTCGTCGTTGGTCTTATTTTCATCCTTGGACTGGATATGCTCATCAATGatcttctcaaaaaaattatccaaGATCTTACTAACAGCCTTCATGCGTCGTGTTAGCCCCTGAAGATCAAAGGGACGAATACAAGGAATATAATCGGCTAGGTTAGGAACTGCTCCAAGATACAGAACCTCGTGCATTACAGCCTTGAATCCCTTCTCATCAAGATCTTTGTCCTCGTACTTCTTCCCAAACACCATACGGCATGACATATCCGCATTCAGAGATATAAGCTTGGCACTCAGATCTACAGCAACACAATTACTGGCGGCCTCTTGAATAAACTTCACCAGTAGGCCAGTCTCTTCATTTCTCATGGATTTGAAAGAATCGATTTTAACGTTGCTAAGCATTTCGAGGGTGCACATCTTGCGTATGTTGCGCCAATAAGAGCCGTACGGAGCAAAGATCATGTTCCTTTGCCCATAATTGATGTGCTTTGCAGACACCATAGGTGGTCTACTAGCAAACACAAGGTCGTGTGCTTTAAGGAAGAGCTCGGCAGCTTGAGGCGAGGAGACAACAATAGCAGGCACCAAACCTAAGCACAAGTGCATGATGGGGCCATATTTCTGGGCTAGTCGCTGTAGATTTCGATGAGGCAACTCCCCCAAAATATGAAGGCTCCCAAAGATGGGGAACCCTCTTGGGCCAGGTGGTAATTTCCTATTCTTGTTCCAGCTTTTCAATGCCCATTGTCGCAGGAGATGTGCGAGCACAAGCAGTGCGAGTATGCTCCATGTCCAAGACACGGTGGCCATGTTTGATTCAGATGCGGTAAATGACCGAGTTTCAGGAGAGGTACTAGATTCAGCTGCTACTGGAGTCTCTCTTCATTCCATTCCTTGATATAGGAAGAGAAATGTTACACTCAAAGAGATCAcgtgaaaaataaaagtgattttacGTGATTAGATATATCAAATCAGAAAATGTCTACTTACAAACGGCCAGGGAAACCGCGGGGGCACCGCGTCCCATGTGGCCGGTTgacttttcttatattttgtttcCTGTTGCATTTAAAGCCTCcaattgaattaaaaacttgaaactGACTTCATGTTTTTCTCTCGTCTTTCCTCGCATCGTCTGCATCCGCATCTGCATCCGCGTCTGCATCTGCATCTGCATCCGGAATAGATCTCTGGAAGAACATAGCCGAGTTGAAGAAtagaaaaaacattataattttagagaactataaaaataatatatcaactgcaaataaaatttttcttcctcaaaatcaACTTTACCAgctttttcctctcctttcaTATTCTTCTGGTTTTCTCTTCATAGTCTTTTCCTAAACAACCAAAAAGGTATAGATCTATGGAAGtataacattttctttgctttttgttctggtttttttttattttttatttttatgaagggGTTTATGGAGATTAGAATTTGTTATCTGAAATGGTGGTGAATTGGTGGGTGGGATTTGTGTGTGCAGCAATTTCTAATAGTCCGATGATGAAGTTTGAGAGTGGGTATACTGTGTAGATGATGTTTAACAGTAGAAAGCTTGGCCTTACTCTGTTGAGGTGTTGCCCAGTGGAGAgcgacaaaatttttttttcccataaatAGTGACAATCTATTGTTTGGCTTGCAGATGAGAGcatattttagagagagagagggggggagggggtTGCAAACGACGACCACTTTCAACAGATTCGGCTACCCATAACGCTACCCACGAGTCCACGACGATGACCACCGGCACAGATTTGGCTACTCAAGACCGGCTACCCACGATGATGACCACTGGTTCAGACCCACGACGACGATGACACTCTCTTGATTTTCCATTTCCTTGTTTTGTACTTCATGACTCCGTTGGTTTtgtcactttcttttttcttctctctttttcttaataatatatttattagcaGGTTGCTCAACGGTTACTCGTCTCGGTTGTACGTAGAAGAACTGATCAAATCATGTTGGATTTATTGTATTCCACGTATTCCATTAAAATCATGTTGAAAAATAAGAGTCTCTATTcattgttgatatatatatatatatatatatatatatatatatatatatatgaagaaaactGTCTATTACAAGCAGAcattacatgaaaataaatgcaTCCTGCTACGTACAACCGGCGAAGAAAAACCACCGAGTAATCGGCTTACGTGGCTTTATGCCACATCAGtcgatatattaaaaaaaaaaaagatggataCTTTGATGCGTGACTTATGAAACTAGAGACACTTCCCCAAATTTGAGAGCACAAGGACcattaaaattcaaaaactcgAAACACACCTTACAATGACTTCTCCTAAACAATCCGCAACCGAGAAAAAGACTAGAACAACCAAACCCACAAAATCACCTAAGAAGCAAACTGCGGTTTTAGCCACAAATCCACCTGCTATTTTTCCTGCAAAATCTGAGAAATAAATGTGATTTCACGTGATTAGATATATCAAATCATGTTGGATTTATTGTATTCCACGTTTTCACAGACATTAACATTGTTAGGTTGAGGCAGTGACAATCGAACCACGTACGATTTGATTTGAAGTTAAGTTCTTGACTTTTGTGGAAGCACAGATAATTTTTTGTTCACATGCGGAAAGATGTGCAACTTGCACGTTGAAAACGATCCTAGATTTTAtacatgaataaatataaaagatgtctcttcaaaaaatttataatttttgcctctctctatactttatttttcttatagttctaaaattttatttaatttctatacattatctatttttaaggatGTGGTCTCtccataattattaaaattaaatttaaaaaaaataataaatttattaatatggatcctaaatttttttgttataaaatattaaacttcttaataaaaaatccaaagtaaaaatataaaagaaaaaaatcatttaaaatcaatgatttatatgaaaaataattaaaaaaatttatcttctaaattttattgagtaagaaaataatttatttaaactcttaattataacaatatatgtttaatgtgacatgaaaatatctagatttagCTGATGGTCTTTAATTGCAGCTGAGTTGCCAAAGGTTGTCTGTTGGAATGACAACCCAGGACGCTGAGGTTGCCTAAGCCTGGTGAGAATGAGATGCTTTTAGCTGTCCATGGCTCATGGCTCACCCAATACAGTGGTCTTTCTAGGGGCAGGCAAAGATTGTTGCTATAAAGGGTCTCTTTACAAACAATTTTAAAGAGTCAGTGCTAAATGCCCCCATTGCCCCGCtcttttgtgtgtgtatatatatttaaaaattttgtaagcacaagagtttttataaaaataaatttataaattgacataattttatataatatgttagattatttttattataaatttacaaattgatatgttatattataaaatagatctaacgtatcatataaaattatgttaatttataaatttatttttattaaatttttttatgaatataataaatttttttgtgagtataataattttatttttattttttattttttatgaaatgactTGATATTGTCGCATCATTTAGATTCTATTGGCCAAAGGTCTATGGTGTGATCGTCACAAATTCTCAATCTTCAAAATAGAGGTATTGGTGTCAAAACCCTGTccaaatgtattaaaaaaataaaaaatagacttttttttttttttgatgggaGAAAAAATAGACTTTGGTATTAATAACACGTGGTACTACCAGACCTAGAAGGGcataataagatttgatttggaCGGTAGacgagatgaaattatttataaatattaataaaataatttatatgtttaatatgtttgaattaatatgttttacgaaagtttaaaaaatgagatagagagattgaataaaaatattataaatttaaaatattattagaataaaattttttatttgatatttaaaaaaattaaattattttttatattttatttaaaaatttaaaaaatttataattattatataatgattagatgaaaaaattaaaaattaaaaattaaaataaataatatttatatttaaataatataaggtgaaatgatatgatttaaAAGGTTTGTGACATGATTTGGTATCTGCCATTCAATAATTTAAACTGGGGCTGGTGGCTTGACGTGATTGTTGCAATGACGTATATTTCTTTTACAACAAACAATATAGTTGGTCTTTAATTCTTAACCATAATATTTGAGTTTTCGATTATAAGAAAGCAAATTGGGTACGTACATACTCATCGTGATCATAAAAGAgatctagtttgttttcaaaaaatatatcatttcattttatttaattattataatttttttaatttttaatataaaataaaataaataattcaattttttcaaattttaaaataagaataatattaaaaaatattttttaacaatattttattcaattttttaattttaatctcatctcatctcatctcatctctgaaaacaaacgaacctAGAAATTAGACAACTCACAAAAAAGACAAGATGTTTCATATTCTTCACAAATGACACGATCagacaacaaaatttaaaaaaaaaaaatttaaatttcatgttCAGCACCTTAGGAAGCtgaacataattaaaaaaaaaaaaaaaaaaaaaaaaaaaaaaaaaaaaaaaaaaaaaaaaaaaaaaaaaaaaaaaaaaaaaaaaagaagctagcCATGAAATGCATGTGgtgtgaaaacaaaaattaaaactgaTTTTATTCAACAAAAGAATGTACGTAATAGCAAAATTTTACATGCTCTTTTTCAATATAAGTGGATAAATTGAGTGGAtaaagtagtattatttttttcgaGCGAGCGgtgttattttgttgtttttttttatttatattttttttatcattttaaaatatttttaaaaaataaaaaaaattaatatactaatagtcactttcttaactattaaataaaaaaattaaaaaaatatatataagatatcaaaataaatgaataaattgaatggataaagtaatattattcttttcaacATATTTGCAACAGctagtgtatttttttccaagtctaacaaattataGATAGTACGACAAAAAGTTCCCACAGTAACATTCgtgaaattacacaaaaatgaCTATAATATGGCCGGCTTGGAACTTTTTGTATCCTTTCGATAATATAGATCAATATTTTCGTGAACTTTTTTTCCAAGCAACTAAATTACATgagaatattcaaaataattgaTCATGCATACATGTATCATTTCGAAACGACTGCACATGCACGAGATAAGCGTTTCTAAATGCTATCGTCAAATTTTTACGCCGAAGATGTAAAGCTAGATCGATCTGCATGCAGTCTTTGTTGATGATGAGAAATGACgtgatcattacaattttttttttaagaacaaaCTACATTTATTCATAACTAGACATATAACTTTGATCCGAGACATACATAATACAAGCTAACTATTACTTTTAAACCTTCTCAATACACAATTTGTTTTGTGATTGACATGGTCTAATCTATTGTTGTAACTCTTTACAGATAAACTGTTTAAAAGACAACACTCTATCCTAAGACGGAATAAAACAATATCATACTCTGTCTAGGACGGAGTAGAAGACACACTCTATGAACAAAATCTAAGAgaacgtattttttttttaacctaaaacaagcgaaataaaagaaagcataaaagatacatgagaaaataacaaattacagCTTGGAAATCTGTAGATCTACATTTTCAACCCTAGAGGAAATCAAAGATGCAAACACTGAGATTGTGGTGGTGCATGTCCCTCAAGCGCCACTCTGGAAGTACGGTGAAACGTTAGGTTTAAAGAAACCGATGACCCTGGTTTTAGAAAAGTCGCATGTGGCGGTGATATATCTCCCCTTACAGTGGCGCGTGGATGTCACTTGCACACTTTGGACCGTGCGTGTGGCTCATGTGCCGCTCCGTTCAACGAGATTTTTTGTCCGTTTGAAGGATCGGCGCCTTGGAAATCTTGCGGTGGGGCCCGTGATGGTTGCCTGGCTCTAGAGAACAATATATCTGCATTTCGCCTACTGTgaatgaaaaacaaacaaaactagaaaaataaaagaaaaattagagagaaaaaagatgagggaTAAGGGAGGAAGGGAAGAGGGAGGGAGTAGCCAAAGCTCCAACCCCCTTCTCTGATTTGAGTTTATTGAGGGGGGCTGTGTTGAGAGAAAAACTAGAGCGCATAGGATTTCCTTTTATGATCATTACAAACTTAAAGTTACTTGAGTAAAGGAAGAGacaatattattgtattttttctttatagtcATAACGTGTCATAATTATTAACCTTAGACGAAcgtacaaaatataagaaatcaacaaaattttggttgattttACTCTCTATTAAGGCACATGCCTCAGCACATACTACACACATGAATCCTTATGGAAGAAATCCTCAACAACCTGATTCAGATGCAGGGGGCTCCATGACAGCAACATAACAAACTCTACAGCAAAGAATATTCGAGAAtcatctttctattttttttttcataatgctTTTCATTGGCTATTGtattctataaatacattgtgATATTGTACATTTAAGTGTGTGaggaaatatagaaaatataagcTGTGGAATTCTCTGATCTTGGTTGATGCAATTTATCAAACACCTTGTGTGTCTCTTCATGGTAcgtaataacaaaatattatatgtatgctCTTTATCAATATGAGTGGGTAAAGtagcattatttttaattattgagatgagatgaaatgaaaaatttgtaaatattaataaaataatttgaattaatatcttttataagattttgaa carries:
- the LOC108985775 gene encoding cytochrome P450 71AU50-like, translating into MATVSWTWSILALLVLAHLLRQWALKSWNKNRKLPPGPRGFPIFGSLHILGELPHRNLQRLAQKYGPIMHLCLGLVPAIVVSSPQAAELFLKAHDLVFASRPPMVSAKHINYGQRNMIFAPYGSYWRNIRKMCTLEMLSNVKIDSFKSMRNEETGLLVKFIQEAASNCVAVDLSAKLISLNADMSCRMVFGKKYEDKDLDEKGFKAVMHEVLYLGAVPNLADYIPCIRPFDLQGLTRRMKAVSKILDNFFEKIIDEHIQSKDENKTNDDFVDVMLRLMGSRESEYSIERSNIKAIILDMLAASMDTSATAIEWALSELMKHPRVMKKLQKELETEVGLKRMVEEADLDRLEYLDMIVKETLRLHPVAPLMIPHEAREDCTVNGFHIPGKSRVMINLWAIGRDPSVWSDAEKFFPERFVGSNIDLRGRDFRLIPFGAGRRSCPGMQLGLTVFRLVLAQLVHCFDWDLPDNIQPTELDMTEAFGITVPRAKHLLAIPRYRLHH